One window from the genome of Oncorhynchus gorbuscha isolate QuinsamMale2020 ecotype Even-year linkage group LG14, OgorEven_v1.0, whole genome shotgun sequence encodes:
- the kidins220b gene encoding LOW QUALITY PROTEIN: kinase D-interacting substrate of 220 kDa B (The sequence of the model RefSeq protein was modified relative to this genomic sequence to represent the inferred CDS: inserted 1 base in 1 codon): MDTTTSIKMTSLAIQNLFSYVEEENLAALKAHLDKFKEVDGRSDNGQTPLMLASEQGSIEIVQELIRRGANVNLDDVDCWSALICAAKEGHVDVVKELLESSAYMEHRDMGGWTALMWTAYKGRVEVTKVLLDHGANPNTTGQQYSVYPIIWAAGRGHAEIVQVLLENGAKVNCSDKYGTTPLIWAARKGHFDCVMHLLENGADVDQEGANSMTALIVAVKGGFTEVVKELLKRNPNVNMTEKDGNTALMIAAKEGYTEIVQDLLDAGTYVNIPDRSGDTVLIGAVRGGHVEIVRALLHKYADIDIRGQDNKTALYWAVEKGNATMVRDILQCNPDTETCTKDSESPLIKAIKMRNIDIVELLLDKGAKVSAVDKRGDTPLHIAIRGRSRRLAELLLRNPKDGRLLYRPNKAGETPYNXDCSHQKSILTQIFGARHLSPTESDGDMLGYDLYSSALADILSEPTMQPPICVGLYAQWGSGKSFLLKKLEDEMKTFAGQQVEPLFQFSWMVLFLSLLLCGSVALVLGFTVDPKLAIAVSLSLLALVYVFFVVVYFGSRREGENWNWAWVISTRLARHIGYLELLLKLMFVNPPDLPEQTTRALPVRFLFTDYNRLSSVGGETSLAEMIATLSDACEREFGFMASRLFRVFKTEESHGKKKWKKTCCVPSFVIFVFILGCLITGMALLAIFKVDVANQTVNAVLIAMASVVGLALVLNCRTWWQVADSVLNSQRKRLHSAANKMHKLKSEGFMKVLKNEVELMARMAKTIDGFTQNQTRLAVIIDGLDSCEQDKVLQMLDTVRVLFSKGPFISIFASDPHIIIKAINQNLNSVLRDSNINGHDYMRNIVHLPVFLNSRGLSSARKMCVAAPANGDTSNSDGWHEELDRKLSQHSIGEMTKFGSKTTLNRRDTYRRRQMQRTVTRQMSFDLSKLLVTEDWFSDISPQTMRRLLNIVSVTGRLLRANQITFNWDRLASWINLTETWPYRTSWLILFLEETDGIPDQAALKTIYERISKNIPTTKDVEPLLEIDGDVRSFEVFLSSRTPVLNSRDMKTFLPCTVNLDPKLREIIADVRAAREQMSIGAVTYPSLPLQEAAPRPTSVYSQQSGMSAYSPSFNGPFNPPGVVSPPPHSSYYSGIAGPQHPFYNRVSV; the protein is encoded by the exons GTTCAAGGAGGTGGACGGCAGGAGTGAC AATGGGCAGACACCCCTGATGCTGGCTTCAGAGCAGGGCAGTATTGAGATAGTACAGGAGCTCATCAGGAGAGGAGCCAACGTTAACCTGGACGATGTG GACTGCTGGTCTGCTCTGATCTGTGCTGCTAAGGAGGGCCATGTAGATGTGGTGAAGGAGCTGCTAGAAAGCAGTGCTTACATGGAACACAGAGACATG GGAGGCTGGACGGCCCTGATGTGGACTGCCTACAAGGGCCGCGTGGAGGTAACCAAGGTTCTCCTTGACCACGGAGCCAACCCCAACACTACTGGACAG CAATACAGTGTGTACCCCATCATCTGGGCAGCAGGCAGAGGTCATGCTGAGATCGTGCAGGTCCTGCTGGAAAATGGAGCCAAGGTCAACTGCTCTGACAAG taCGGCACTACCCCTCTGATCTGGGCAGCCAGGAAGGGCCATTTTGACTGTGTGATGCACCTGCTGGAGAACGGAGCCGATGTCGACCAGGAGGGGGCG AACTCGATGACAGCTCTGATTGTGGCAGTGAAGGGAGGTTTCACTGAGGTGGTGAAGGAGCTTCTGAAGAGGAACCCTAACGTGAACATGACGGAAAAGGACGGAAACACAGCGCTGATGATCGCTGCCAAGGAGGGCTACACTGAGATAGTACAGGACCTGCTGGACGCTGGCACCTACGTCAACATACCAGACAGA aGTGGAGACACGGTGCTTATCGGGGCAGTGAGAGGAGGCCATGTGGAGATAGTGAGGGCTCTGCTGCACAAATATGCTGATATCGACATCAGAGGACAG GATAACAAGACAGCCTTGTACTGGGCCGTGGAGAAAGGCAATGCCACCATGGTGAGAGATATCCTTCAGTGCAACCCCGACACGGAGACCTGCACCAAG GATTCAGAGAGCCCTCTGATCAAGGCCATTAAAATGAGGAATATTGACATAGTGGAGCTTCTGCTGGACAAAGGAGCCAAGGTGTCAGCTGTGGATAAG AGAGGTGACACCCCTCTCCACATCGCCATACGTGGCCGGAGCCGCAGGCTGGCGGAGCTCCTCCTCCGTAACCCGAAAGATGGCCGCCTGCTGTACCGGCCCAACAAGGCCGGCGAGACGCCCTACA ATGACTGCAGCCACCAGAAGAGCATCCTCACCCAGATCTTTGGAGCCC GCCACCTGTCCCCTACTGAGTCTGACGGAGACATGCTGGGTTATGACCTGTACAGCAGTGCCCTGGCAGACATCCTCAGTGAGCCCACCATGCAGCCACCCATCTGTGTGGGCTTGTACGCCCAGTGGGGCAGCGGCAAGTCCTTCCTGCTCAAGAAACTGGAAG ATGAGATGAAGACGTTTGCTGGTCAGCAGGTAGAGCCGTTGTTCCAGTTTTCCTGGATGGTGTTGTTCCTGTCCCTGCTGCTGTGTGGTTCTGTAGCTCTGGTCCTGGGCTTCACCGTCGACCCTAAGCTGGCCATTGCCGTCTCCCTGAGCCTGCTGGCCCTGGTCTATGTCTTCTTCG TGGTGGTGTACTTCGGCAGTCGTCGTGAGGGGGAGAACTGGAACTGGGCATGGGTGATCAGTACCCGTCTGGCACGACACATTGGCTACCTGGAGCTACTGCTCAAACTGATGTTCGTCAACCCCCCTGACCTGCCCGAACAGACCACCCGCGCACTTCCCGTCAG GTTCCTGTTCACAGACTACAACCGTCTGTCCAGTGTGGGAGGAGAGACCAGCCTGGCAGAGATGATAGCCACCCTGTCTGATGCCTGTGAGAGGGAGTTTGGTTTCATGGCCAGCCGCCTTTTCAGGGTCTTCAAGACGGAGGAATCACATG GGAAGAAGAAGTGGAAGAAGACATGCTGCGTTCCCTCCTTCGTCATCTTCGTCTTCATCCTGGGCTGCCTGATCACCGGCATGGCCCTCCTCGCCATCTTCAAG GTGGACGTTGCCAACCAGACAGTGAACGCCGTGCTGATCGCCATGGCCAGCGTGGTGGGCCTGGCGCTGGTGCTCAACTGCCGGACCTGGTGGCAGGTGGCCGACTCGGTGCTAAACTCTCAGAGGAAGAGGCTGCACAGTGCCGCCAACAAGATGCACAAGCTCAAGAGCGAGGGCTTCATGAAG gTGTTGAAGAATGAGGTGGAGCTGATGGCGAGGATGGCTAAAACCATCGATGGCTTCACTCAGAACCAGACGCGTCTGGCTGTCATCATAGACGGCCTGGACTCCTGTGAACAGGACAAAGTGCTGCAGATGCTGGATACG GTGAGGGTGCTGTTTTCCAAAGGCCCCTTCATCTCCATCTTCGCCAGCGACCCCCACATCATCATCAAGGCCATCAACCAGAACCTGAACAGCGTGCTCAGGGACTCCAACATCAACGGCCATGACTACATGAGGAACATCGTCCACCTGCCCGTCTTCCTCAACAGCCGGGGGTTGAGTAGCGCCAGGAAGATGTGTGTGGCAGCGCCTGCTAACGGAGACACCAGCAACTCAGACG GCTGGCATGAGGAGCTAGACAGGAAGCTATCCCAGCACAGCATCGGAGAAATGACAAAGTTTGGCAGCAAGACCACCCTAAACCGcagg GACACATACCGGCGCAGGCAGATGCAGAGGACGGTGACGAGGCAGATGTCCTTTGACCTGAGCAAGCTGCTGGTGACAGAGGACTGGTTCAGTGACATCAGTCCCCAGACCATGCGGAGGCTGCTCAACATAGTCTCTGTCACAG GTCGTCTGCTAAGGGCCAATCAGATCACGTTCAACTGGGACCGCCTGGCGTCGTGGATCAACCTTACTGAGACGTGGCCCTACAGGACCTCCTGGCTCATCCTATTCCTGGAGGAGACCGACGGCATTCCCGACCAGGCCGCCCTAAAGACAATCTATGAGAG GATCTCCAAAAACATTCCCACCACTAAAGATGTGGAGCCCCTGTTGGAGATTGACGGGGATGTGCGTAGCTTCGAGGTGTTCCTCTCTTCCCGTACCCCGGTCCTCAACTCGCGCGACATGAAAACTTTCCTGCCCTGCACCGTCAACCTCGACCCCAAACTACGAGAGATCATCGCAG atgtGCGTGCTGCCAGGGAGCAGATGAGCATCGGAGCAGTGACCTATCCCAGTCTACCATTGCAGGAGGCCGCTCCCCGCCCTACCTCCGTCTATAGCCAGCAGTCAGGCATGTCCGCCTACTCCCCCTCCTTCAACGGGCCCTTCAACCCGCCCGGGGTGGTGTCCCCACCGCCACACAGCAGCTACTACAGTGGCATAGCTGGCCCCCAGCACCCCTTCTACAACAGGGTGAGTGTATAG